A segment of the Methanothermococcus thermolithotrophicus DSM 2095 genome:
ACAAAATCCGGAGGATTTTGTTCAATTCCGTATATCCTTAACTCATAAGTGGTTGCCACATTCTCACCTGATAATCTATTATTATATATCATTCACATTTTTAAACATACGGTTCAAATCCTATCTAACAGTAGTATCAAAGTTCAAAACCTGACTTTCAAATATCAATTATAACAATAATAAACATTGATTTACTCATTTCATAAAATTTATTTTTAGGGGACGTATTTATCGGAGCTCCCGTTCTTATCTTCTAAAATCATCCAAATCATAAACCAAATAATTCTCTTCTCGAAGCTCCTCCTTACCATCAATACTTTTTGCTATCAGACAAAAATAATAATTTTCAGATTTCAAATTAACAAGTTGTGATTTTCTTTCCAAATCCTTTAAAATCCCTCTCGCCTCTCGTAATGTCAATTTCTTCCATTTTACTTCTGCAAATAAAACCTTTTCATTATTCTTAGACATTGCCACAATATCTATTTCTTCACCTTTATGCCACCATCTGCCTATTTTGGAAAATCTAAATGGGAGCTCCCCTTTTTTTGAAAGATTAAGTAAAAACTCTTTTGCAATATCTTCGAATATATGTCCTAAATACTGGTTAAATCGTAAAAAATCTATAGTATAAGTTTCAATTTCTATCTCTCCCTTATTAGGATATACAAAATTAAACCAAAATCTAAAAAAATTGTCTTTTATTTTATACTGCCCCTTCTTACTCTTTGGACTATCAGTAATTGGAATTTCTCTTTCAACAAACTCCAAATTTATCAGTGTTTTTAAGTATTTGGGCAAATCATTTGCCCTAATTCCCG
Coding sequences within it:
- a CDS encoding ATP-binding protein, which gives rise to MGYNRISEISNFTGIRANDLPKYLKTLINLEFVEREIPITDSPKSKKGQYKIKDNFFRFWFNFVYPNKGEIEIETYTIDFLRFNQYLGHIFEDIAKEFLLNLSKKGELPFRFSKIGRWWHKGEEIDIVAMSKNNEKVLFAEVKWKKLTLREARGILKDLERKSQLVNLKSENYYFCLIAKSIDGKEELREENYLVYDLDDFRR